In Actinomadura luteofluorescens, the sequence CGCGGTGAAGGCCGCGATGCCGAAGGTCTACCACGACGTCGTCCAGCGCGCGATGCACCTGCACGGCGCGCTCGGCGTGTCGAACGAGATGCCGTTCGCCGCCATGATGATGGGGGCCGAGGCGATGGGCATCGCCGACGGCCCCACCGAGGTCCACAAGATCACCGTGGCCCGGCAACTGCTGCGCGACGTCGAGCCCGTCGAGGGACTGTGGCCGTCCGGCCACCTGCCCACCCGCCGGGAGGCCGCGCGCGAGCGGTTCGCCGAGGCCCTGGAGCATGCGATCGGCAATGAGTGACACACGGGAACGACTGCTGGACGCCGCCGAGACCCTCTACGCCGCCCGCGGCGTGGACGCCGTCAGCCTCCGGGAGATCCTCCAGGAGGCCGGCGCGCGCAACGCCACGGCCGTCCAGTACCACTTCGGCGACCGCGCCGGGATCCTGCGCGCGATCTTCGCCCGGCACGCCCCGGAGATCGAGGCCCGCCGCCACGCCCTGCTCGACGCCTACGAGGACGGCGAGCAGGGCGTCCGCCCTCTGGCCGCGGCCCTCGTCCGGCCTGTGGCGGCGTGCCTGGCCGACGCTTCGGGCCGCGCCTACCTGCAGATATGGGCGGACGTGCTGAACCGTCCCGACCCCGTCGTGCCCGTGGCGGTCCTGGACGATCCCCGCGACAGCCTGTGCCGCTGGCGGACCCTGGTGGAACCCCTCCTGGAGGAGGACGCGGCCCGGCTGCACCGCCGCTTCACCGCCATCCTGTACGCCGCGATCGAACTGGCCCGCCGCGCCCGCTCAGGCCCCCGTACCGACGACCGCCTGTTCACCAGCTACCTGATCGACGTCGTCGCGGCGATCCTCGG encodes:
- a CDS encoding TetR/AcrR family transcriptional regulator, with translation MSDTRERLLDAAETLYAARGVDAVSLREILQEAGARNATAVQYHFGDRAGILRAIFARHAPEIEARRHALLDAYEDGEQGVRPLAAALVRPVAACLADASGRAYLQIWADVLNRPDPVVPVAVLDDPRDSLCRWRTLVEPLLEEDAARLHRRFTAILYAAIELARRARSGPRTDDRLFTSYLIDVVAAILGAPVSPETRRLAAERDAARR